The Geothermobacter hydrogeniphilus genome includes a region encoding these proteins:
- a CDS encoding zinc dependent phospholipase C family protein, with amino-acid sequence MAPLIIGLTLLLVAFPSPCWAWGIGFHLQVGSLVLERIGLVAPHLQALLTAYPNDYLYGCISADITLGKKFTHYLRHCHSWRVAKQLLAAAQNDPQRACAYGYLSHLAMDTVAHSYFVPYKLVRTFNTVMLKHTYWEMRIEASVDPETWSLARTIARKNFSDNDALLRSVIADTIFSFGTNKRIFNSLLLLSRLQHWQKMIRSLGSNSRWEISDSDREEYFTLARVVTESILAEMELSPYWKADPAGERALNAARMIRKNLNLLWLDGKLPEAEAERLLLELKPRFREGITCPERLLEMLSSF; translated from the coding sequence ATGGCACCACTGATTATCGGCCTGACCCTGCTGCTGGTGGCCTTCCCGAGCCCCTGCTGGGCCTGGGGAATCGGTTTTCACCTGCAGGTCGGCTCCCTGGTGCTGGAACGCATCGGACTGGTGGCGCCTCACCTGCAGGCGCTGCTGACCGCCTATCCCAACGACTACCTCTACGGCTGCATCAGCGCCGATATAACCCTGGGCAAGAAATTCACCCATTACCTGCGACACTGCCATTCCTGGCGCGTCGCCAAACAACTGCTTGCCGCGGCGCAAAATGACCCGCAGCGAGCCTGTGCCTACGGCTACCTCAGCCACCTGGCCATGGACACCGTGGCCCATTCCTATTTTGTTCCCTACAAGCTGGTACGAACCTTCAATACCGTGATGCTCAAGCACACCTACTGGGAGATGCGCATCGAGGCAAGTGTCGATCCGGAAACCTGGTCCCTGGCGCGAACCATCGCCCGCAAGAACTTCAGCGACAACGACGCCTTGCTGCGCAGCGTCATTGCCGACACCATTTTTTCCTTCGGCACCAACAAGCGGATTTTCAATTCGCTGCTGCTGCTCAGCCGTCTGCAGCATTGGCAGAAGATGATTCGTTCACTCGGCAGCAATTCCCGCTGGGAGATCAGCGACAGCGATCGCGAGGAGTATTTCACTCTCGCCCGGGTCGTCACTGAAAGCATACTCGCCGAGATGGAACTGAGCCCTTACTGGAAGGCTGACCCGGCCGGCGAACGGGCTCTCAACGCGGCCAGAATGATTCGCAAGAACCTCAACCTGCTGTGGCTCGACGGCAAATTGCCGGAAGCCGAAGCAGAACGCCTGCTACTGGAGTTGAAACCCCGGTTTCGCGAGGGGATCACCTGCCCGGAGCGACTGCTGGAAATGCTCTCATCCTTCTGA